In one Balneolales bacterium ANBcel1 genomic region, the following are encoded:
- a CDS encoding glycoside hydrolase 43 family protein codes for MKKQLLLLAVFVAAMWSTDAAAQNRAQNPVIFADVPDMSIIRIGDTYYMSSTTMHMSPGVPIMKSTDLVNWELVSYAYDILEDVDALNLENGEDSYGGGSWASSLRYHNGRYYVGTFSGRTNKTYIYSTENIEGGPWKEFSFSPSYHDHTLYFDDDGTIYLIWGVGDIMMVELKEDLSGVKEGTERVIIENASEPAGDDIMLQAEGSQIFKVDDYYYLFNITWPTDGIRTVIIHRADNIEGPYESRLALEDRGIAQGGLIDTPDGDWFAFLFRDYGSVGRIPYLVPVTWEDGWPVLGIDGKVPDELDLPANESLIPGIVASDDFKRRPGEPDLSLVWQWNHNPVDDYWSINRREGYLRLTNGRLDARFVQTQNTLTQRTIGPVSSGITAVDVSSMKEGDFAGLALLQYRHGKVGVKYEDGEKSVVMVHAEGDEREEIESIPLEQDVIYLKAECDFRNMTDIAYFYYSLDGKEWTRIGSRLDMTYTLPHFMGYRFSLFNYATQTAGGYVDFQFFHIEETISEM; via the coding sequence ATGAAAAAACAACTCTTACTGTTAGCCGTTTTCGTCGCTGCCATGTGGAGCACCGATGCGGCTGCTCAAAACAGAGCACAGAATCCGGTTATTTTTGCGGATGTACCCGACATGTCCATAATCCGGATCGGGGACACCTACTACATGAGCAGCACGACCATGCATATGAGTCCGGGAGTGCCGATAATGAAATCCACGGATCTGGTTAACTGGGAGCTGGTCAGCTATGCCTACGATATCCTCGAAGATGTTGATGCCCTCAATCTTGAAAACGGTGAGGATTCCTACGGCGGAGGGTCCTGGGCCAGCAGCCTGAGGTACCACAACGGACGCTACTATGTGGGGACGTTTTCGGGAAGAACGAATAAAACCTACATATACTCTACCGAAAATATTGAGGGAGGCCCCTGGAAGGAGTTCTCGTTCTCGCCCAGCTACCATGACCACACCCTCTATTTCGATGATGACGGTACCATCTACCTGATTTGGGGTGTCGGTGATATCATGATGGTCGAGTTGAAAGAGGATTTATCCGGTGTAAAGGAAGGTACAGAAAGAGTGATTATTGAAAACGCCAGCGAACCGGCGGGCGATGATATCATGCTTCAGGCAGAAGGGTCACAGATTTTCAAGGTGGATGACTATTACTACTTATTTAACATCACCTGGCCGACCGACGGGATCCGAACCGTCATCATCCACCGGGCAGATAATATCGAAGGCCCCTACGAAAGCCGGCTCGCGCTGGAGGACCGGGGGATTGCCCAGGGCGGACTGATCGATACCCCGGATGGCGACTGGTTCGCGTTTCTGTTCCGTGATTACGGATCCGTAGGCCGAATTCCCTACCTGGTTCCGGTCACCTGGGAGGATGGATGGCCGGTTCTGGGCATCGACGGCAAAGTGCCGGACGAACTCGACCTTCCTGCAAATGAAAGCCTGATTCCCGGTATCGTCGCTTCCGATGATTTCAAACGACGCCCCGGTGAACCGGACCTGTCACTGGTCTGGCAATGGAACCATAACCCCGTGGATGATTACTGGTCGATTAACAGGCGGGAAGGGTATTTGCGCCTGACAAACGGCCGTCTGGATGCCCGATTCGTGCAGACTCAAAACACTCTTACCCAGCGGACCATCGGACCTGTGAGCTCCGGCATAACGGCCGTCGATGTATCCAGCATGAAGGAGGGCGATTTCGCCGGACTGGCGCTCCTGCAATACCGGCATGGCAAAGTGGGCGTGAAATACGAAGATGGAGAGAAGTCGGTTGTCATGGTTCATGCGGAAGGCGATGAGCGCGAAGAGATCGAAAGCATCCCGCTCGAACAGGATGTCATTTATCTTAAGGCCGAATGCGACTTCAGAAATATGACCGATATCGCCTATTTCTACTATAGCCTCGACGGAAAAGAGTGGACACGCATAGGTTCGCGGCTTGATATGACATACACCCTGCCCCACTTCATGGGATACCGGTTCAGCCTGTTCAACTACGCCACGCAAACAGCGGGAGGCTATGTCGATTTTCAATTTTTCCACATAGAAGAGACTATTTCCGAAATGTAA
- a CDS encoding bile acid:sodium symporter gives MEIETQLLHSSDQALLGLMIFVIMLGMGASLTVDDFKAVGRRPRGVLIGFLSQFGVMPLIAFGLAVFLNLSPAFAIAIILIGCLPGGTTSNMFAYFARGSVALSISMTTASTILALLMMPLLLELYASGFTRQISDAMVASGQATAGSDFVIPTMNIVGSLVLVLVPVGLGMILRRVSPGWAKTAEDTAGFVAIIVILFLLGTAFIRHGGLFLQTPWQVYFAVLFVGLLGFFFGYWVSRLFGVQPLFQRAISLETGIQNGPVSFAIILLSFTEPTIQDQMIWLAILYSTFIVITSSFITLFLRKRGRFDWEVHRNTVVHNRLFGEEYVTGYPDGFLPPRIAHDPSQGSSPSQIR, from the coding sequence ATGGAAATTGAAACCCAATTACTGCACTCATCCGACCAGGCTCTGCTGGGGTTGATGATTTTCGTGATCATGCTGGGAATGGGTGCGAGTCTGACCGTCGATGATTTCAAAGCGGTAGGCCGGCGTCCACGGGGAGTGCTTATCGGTTTTCTCTCGCAATTCGGCGTGATGCCGCTCATTGCGTTCGGCCTGGCCGTATTTCTGAACCTGTCGCCGGCGTTTGCCATTGCGATTATCCTGATCGGCTGTCTGCCCGGCGGCACGACATCCAACATGTTCGCCTATTTTGCCCGCGGTTCCGTAGCCCTGAGCATTTCGATGACCACGGCCTCCACGATTCTGGCATTATTGATGATGCCCCTGCTGCTTGAACTGTACGCTTCCGGCTTCACCCGGCAAATCAGCGACGCAATGGTGGCTTCGGGTCAGGCTACGGCCGGATCCGATTTTGTGATACCGACCATGAATATCGTCGGCTCCCTGGTGCTGGTGCTGGTGCCGGTTGGGCTTGGGATGATCCTGAGACGCGTCTCTCCCGGCTGGGCCAAAACCGCCGAAGATACAGCCGGTTTTGTAGCGATTATCGTAATTTTGTTCCTTTTGGGTACCGCCTTTATCCGGCACGGCGGACTCTTTCTCCAGACGCCGTGGCAAGTCTATTTCGCCGTGCTTTTTGTCGGTTTGCTGGGATTTTTCTTTGGCTACTGGGTATCGCGCCTCTTTGGAGTCCAGCCGCTGTTTCAACGCGCGATCTCCCTGGAAACCGGCATCCAGAACGGGCCCGTCTCGTTTGCCATCATCCTGCTCAGCTTTACCGAACCCACGATACAGGACCAGATGATATGGCTGGCAATCCTCTATTCCACATTCATCGTTATCACATCATCATTTATCACCCTCTTTTTGCGTAAACGCGGAAGGTTTGACTGGGAGGTACACCGGAATACCGTTGTTCATAACCGGTTGTTCGGTGAAGAGTATGTTACCGGCTATCCCGACGGATTTCTGCCCCCGAGAATTGCCCATGATCCCAGTCAGGGAAGTTCACCGAGCCAGATCAGATAG